One region of Marivirga arenosa genomic DNA includes:
- a CDS encoding FixH family protein, translating to MNWGNKITIVFISFVILVITMVTISMKQDFYLVEENYYEEEIAYQSKMEEIKNGQNWQGKIRTIQNGNIVSLSFEDADKVSGKISFIRPADANLDFFIPLTEEANIPVEKFEVGNWKVAYEWEQGGVKYFKEDKIFIQK from the coding sequence ATGAATTGGGGAAATAAAATAACCATTGTTTTTATCAGTTTTGTGATTTTAGTGATCACTATGGTAACGATAAGCATGAAGCAGGACTTTTATTTAGTAGAAGAAAACTATTATGAGGAAGAGATTGCCTATCAATCGAAAATGGAAGAAATAAAAAATGGGCAAAATTGGCAGGGGAAAATTCGCACCATTCAAAATGGAAATATAGTATCCTTAAGTTTTGAAGATGCTGATAAGGTGTCTGGAAAAATAAGCTTTATAAGACCTGCCGATGCTAATCTAGACTTTTTCATTCCACTAACCGAAGAAGCCAATATTCCAGTAGAAAAATTTGAGGTAGGAAATTGGAAAGTTGCCTATGAATGGGAACAGGGTGGAGTGAAATATTTCAAAGAAGATAAAATCTTTATTCAAAAGTAA
- a CDS encoding sulfite exporter TauE/SafE family protein, giving the protein MIWAALSIGLLGGMHCTLMCSPLMLGVFRNQQLALGFAAYQFGRIITYIILGLVLAFVGESLSILGWQNGLSLLMAVFIVYFYVIPSRYRFLNFINKIESIPYQKVKNGFKKFIGKPDLISRFSIGLLNGLLPCGLVYLALLSSFTTETIMDSIVFMAVFGLGTLPWIIASVWAGKMTFKKLNGFTQKLKPVLALTLALFLFLRGMEVQFIHIPLPDLGQNQTEMQIPICGER; this is encoded by the coding sequence ATGATTTGGGCAGCACTTAGCATCGGACTTTTAGGAGGAATGCATTGCACCTTAATGTGCTCTCCATTAATGCTAGGTGTTTTCCGAAATCAGCAATTAGCACTTGGTTTTGCAGCCTATCAATTCGGCAGAATAATAACCTATATCATCCTTGGTCTTGTCCTTGCTTTTGTAGGTGAAAGTTTATCCATATTAGGCTGGCAAAATGGTCTGTCTTTATTGATGGCAGTTTTCATAGTTTATTTTTATGTTATACCTAGCCGTTATAGGTTTCTAAACTTTATCAATAAAATAGAATCAATTCCTTATCAGAAAGTAAAGAATGGCTTTAAAAAATTCATTGGAAAGCCAGATCTTATTTCAAGATTTTCTATTGGTCTTTTGAATGGCCTATTACCTTGCGGTTTGGTTTACCTGGCATTATTAAGCTCCTTTACGACTGAAACCATAATGGATTCCATCGTATTTATGGCAGTATTTGGTTTGGGTACTTTACCGTGGATCATAGCAAGCGTTTGGGCTGGAAAAATGACCTTTAAAAAACTAAATGGCTTCACTCAAAAACTTAAACCAGTATTAGCCCTCACCTTAGCTCTGTTTCTATTTTTACGAGGCATGGAAGTGCAGTTTATTCATATCCCCCTTCCTGATTTAGGACAAAATCAAACCGAAATGCAAATTCCTATTTGTGGCGAAAGGTGA
- the cas2 gene encoding CRISPR-associated endonuclease Cas2 has protein sequence MDANYYSRLNQYRSMWVMVFFDLPTETRKDRQIATKFRKNLLDDGFAMFQFSIYSRFCASRENADVHIKRVKNILPDKGKVCIMHITDRQFGMMEIFHGTAPQENQRPAQQLELF, from the coding sequence ATGGACGCTAATTATTATTCCAGACTTAACCAATATAGAAGTATGTGGGTGATGGTGTTTTTTGATTTGCCGACCGAAACCCGAAAGGACCGGCAGATAGCTACTAAATTTCGCAAGAATTTACTGGATGATGGTTTTGCTATGTTTCAGTTTTCCATATATTCGCGCTTTTGTGCCAGTCGCGAAAATGCAGATGTTCATATTAAAAGAGTAAAAAACATTTTACCCGATAAAGGAAAAGTCTGCATTATGCACATAACCGACAGGCAGTTTGGCATGATGGAAATATTTCATGGTACTGCTCCTCAGGAAAACCAAAGACCTGCGCAGCAATTGGAATTATTTTGA
- the cas1 gene encoding type II CRISPR-associated endonuclease Cas1: protein MIKRTLFFGNPAYLSTQNQQLKVSFPEEEKDDRLIPIEDVGIIVLENQQITITNGLLQKLTENKSSVISCNGQHLPTALLLPTHGHTQLTERVRYQINASKPLKKNLWAQTVSAKIQNQAAHLTERGLDAVRLEYLSRNVQSGDSGNHEAQAAAVYWQSLFDIEDFNREQHGIPPNNLLNYGYAILRAIIARAIVSSGMLTVLGIWHRNKYNPFCLADDLMEPYRPYVDLIVAHIVENEDDYSELNTVLKSELLSIAAMDVFIDGSRSPLMVAASRTTSSLFDCFAGVSRKIIYPEYGR from the coding sequence ATGATCAAACGTACTTTATTTTTCGGAAATCCTGCTTACCTAAGCACCCAGAATCAACAACTGAAAGTTAGTTTTCCCGAGGAGGAAAAAGATGATCGATTGATTCCTATAGAAGATGTTGGAATAATTGTGCTGGAAAATCAACAGATTACCATTACCAACGGACTCTTGCAGAAACTAACCGAAAACAAAAGCAGCGTGATTTCATGTAACGGACAGCATTTGCCAACAGCTTTACTTTTACCTACCCATGGACATACGCAATTAACCGAAAGGGTTCGCTACCAAATTAATGCCAGCAAACCTTTGAAAAAAAATCTTTGGGCGCAAACCGTATCGGCTAAAATCCAAAATCAAGCGGCACACTTAACGGAAAGAGGACTGGATGCAGTAAGATTGGAATATCTTTCTAGAAATGTACAATCAGGGGACAGTGGAAATCATGAGGCCCAAGCTGCGGCAGTTTATTGGCAGTCATTATTCGATATCGAAGATTTTAACCGAGAGCAACATGGGATTCCTCCCAATAATTTATTGAATTATGGCTATGCTATTTTAAGAGCCATTATAGCCAGAGCCATTGTAAGTTCAGGCATGTTGACCGTTTTAGGGATTTGGCATAGGAACAAATATAATCCTTTTTGCTTGGCAGATGATTTAATGGAGCCTTATCGACCCTATGTAGATTTGATTGTGGCGCATATAGTGGAAAATGAGGATGATTATTCAGAATTGAATACTGTCCTTAAATCTGAATTATTGAGCATTGCGGCTATGGATGTTTTTATTGATGGAAGTAGAAGTCCGTTAATGGTGGCAGCTAGTCGAACGACCAGTTCGCTTTTTGATTGTTTTGCGGGCGTGAGCAGGAAAATTATCTATCCTGAATATGGACGCTAA
- a CDS encoding transposase → METGQTYHIYNHANGSENIFREEENYRFFLKQYKKHLADVVDTYAYCLMPNHFHFLVKVKEADVLKKNPTFEKLDSLDEIEAKASKQFANLFISYTMAFNKKYNRKGSLFMKNFKRKPIESIEQWQEAFLYIHINPIKHKFSNKIEDWNWSSWHAYNNMESRSLLARPKAIGYFDNIDNLLYCSEEKRRRILNMNLE, encoded by the coding sequence ATGGAAACAGGACAAACCTACCATATCTACAACCACGCAAACGGAAGCGAAAATATCTTTCGAGAGGAAGAGAATTATCGTTTCTTTTTAAAGCAATATAAAAAGCATTTGGCAGATGTAGTGGATACTTATGCCTATTGCTTGATGCCCAACCATTTTCATTTTTTAGTAAAAGTTAAAGAAGCTGATGTGCTCAAAAAGAATCCAACTTTCGAAAAGTTGGATTCTTTGGATGAAATCGAAGCAAAAGCCTCAAAGCAATTTGCAAATCTTTTTATTAGTTACACGATGGCTTTCAACAAAAAATATAACAGAAAAGGAAGCCTATTCATGAAGAATTTTAAAAGAAAACCAATAGAATCGATTGAACAATGGCAGGAGGCCTTTTTATACATCCATATTAATCCTATAAAACATAAATTCTCTAATAAAATTGAGGATTGGAACTGGAGTAGTTGGCACGCATATAACAATATGGAGTCTAGAAGTCTATTAGCTAGACCAAAAGCTATAGGCTATTTTGATAATATAGATAACTTATTGTATTGCTCAGAAGAGAAAAGGAGAAGGATTTTAAATATGAATTTAGAATAA
- the cas9 gene encoding type II CRISPR RNA-guided endonuclease Cas9 (Cas9, originally named Csn1, is the large, multifunctional signature protein of type II CRISPR/Cas systems. It is well known even to general audiences because its RNA-guided endonuclease activity has made it a popular tool for custom editing of eukaryotic genomes.): MKKILGLDLGTTSIGWAYVHEAENENEVNEIIDLGVRIVPLTSDEENDFAKGNTISVNADRTLKRGARRNLQRYKQRRNALIEIFKKNDFIPTNFRYAEDGPSSTFSTLKLRAKAASEQISKQELVKVLLQINKKRGYKSSRKAQADDEGQAIDSMGIAKELYERELTPGQYTYERLQKGTVKVPDFYRSDLQEEFDEIVQSQKIHHPETFTDDFLEKIRGKNANDTKKAFNHVNIQLVEVKGKRDEKKLFEFELRNKSVYERLELSEIAFILSQINSQINASSGYLGAISDRSKELYFNNETVGQNLYKQILKKPHTRLKGQVFYRQDYLDEFERIWETQIKFHPELTEKLKKEVRDVTIFYQRKLKSQKHLISKCEFEPNHKVVPKSHPLFQEFRIWQNLNNLLVTKKGNPNDKRVLELELKKEIAKELAFKNQMTENDLFKHMPLNSKQFELNFPKVEGNRTNSVFFEAFAKIIELEDGEQIDLSKMTSDDILDQFSEAFLRFNINTDLLKLIEEFEGEEYEKQPYIQFWHLIYSAEENDSLKKNLIKKFGFKDSHCKFLLNISLQDEHAELSSKAIKKILPHLKEGLDYTEACKIAGYNHSSSLTREDNEKRELVDKIDLLKKNSLRNPVVEKILNQMINVVNAIIDDPKLGKPDEIRVEMARELKANAEQRKNMTSNIAAATRDHEKYRKVLREEFGLSRVTRNDLVRYKLWLETDGISLYTGKPIEASKLFSKEYDIEHIIPKSRLFDDSFSNKTLCERQLNIDKSNSTAYSFLEDTFTKEEFEQYQERVKSFYGKISKTKVQKLLMPNDKIPEDFIERQIQETRYISRKAVEVLFDAVRNVTVTTGKVTDKLREDWGLIEVMKELNWDKYDALGLTTIIEGKNGEKLRKIKDWTKRNDHRHHAMDALAVAFTKPAFIQYLNRLNARGREDKKGKEIYGIEQKYLEKVNGKFLFKSPIDNIREEAKKHLSNILVSYKAKNKVVTINTNKTKKRGGFNEQKVNTPRAQLHKETIYGKSHIYETKLEKVGAAFDYEKIKTVARKAEREALKKRLAEYTGNAKKAFTGKNALSKNPIYLNLSQNIKLDEKVKTVQLVPGYTIRKDVSPDLKVDKVMDIGLKRILQSRLDEFNGNAKEAFGNLEENPIWQNKDKGIAINRVKISGVNNAEVLHIKRDHFGNPILDQNGNEIPADYVSTGNNHHVAIYKDDKGKLQEEVVSFFEAVIRKNENLPIINKQHPLGWEFLFSMKQNEFFVFANDEFNPAEIDLLDPNNYDLISPNLYRVQKIATKNYMFRHHLETNVEENEKLKNKAFRNIRSTSPLNGIIKVRINHLGKIVQVGEY; the protein is encoded by the coding sequence ATGAAAAAGATTTTAGGACTTGATTTAGGGACAACATCGATTGGTTGGGCTTATGTTCATGAAGCAGAAAATGAAAATGAAGTAAACGAAATTATAGATTTGGGTGTGCGAATTGTACCGCTTACTTCTGATGAGGAAAATGATTTTGCTAAAGGAAATACGATTTCTGTAAATGCTGATAGGACTTTGAAAAGAGGAGCAAGAAGAAACCTTCAACGCTACAAGCAACGTAGAAATGCATTAATAGAAATATTTAAAAAGAATGATTTCATACCTACTAATTTTCGATATGCAGAAGATGGTCCTTCATCTACTTTTTCAACCTTAAAATTAAGAGCTAAAGCAGCAAGCGAACAAATATCAAAGCAAGAGTTAGTGAAAGTCCTGCTTCAAATCAATAAAAAAAGAGGATATAAAAGTAGTAGGAAAGCTCAAGCTGATGATGAAGGTCAGGCAATTGATAGCATGGGTATTGCCAAAGAACTATACGAAAGAGAACTTACCCCAGGACAATATACTTATGAACGACTTCAAAAGGGGACAGTAAAAGTACCGGATTTTTATCGCTCGGATTTACAGGAAGAGTTCGATGAAATTGTACAAAGTCAAAAAATACATCATCCTGAAACTTTTACAGATGATTTTCTAGAAAAAATAAGGGGGAAAAATGCTAACGATACCAAAAAAGCATTTAATCATGTCAATATCCAGTTGGTAGAAGTAAAGGGTAAGAGAGATGAAAAGAAGTTATTTGAATTTGAATTGAGGAATAAGTCAGTATATGAAAGACTTGAATTGTCAGAAATAGCATTTATTTTATCTCAAATTAACAGCCAAATAAACGCTTCTAGTGGCTATTTGGGAGCCATTAGTGATAGAAGCAAAGAACTTTATTTCAACAATGAAACAGTAGGTCAGAACCTATACAAGCAAATTCTAAAAAAACCACATACCCGTTTAAAGGGGCAAGTGTTTTACAGACAAGATTATTTGGATGAATTTGAAAGAATTTGGGAAACTCAGATCAAATTTCATCCAGAGCTAACGGAAAAATTAAAGAAGGAAGTAAGGGATGTAACAATTTTTTACCAAAGAAAGCTCAAATCACAAAAACATTTAATTAGTAAGTGTGAGTTTGAGCCCAACCATAAGGTAGTTCCAAAATCACATCCATTATTTCAAGAATTTAGAATTTGGCAGAACCTTAATAACCTCCTGGTAACAAAAAAAGGTAATCCTAATGACAAGAGAGTACTTGAACTAGAGTTAAAAAAAGAAATAGCAAAAGAGTTGGCTTTTAAAAATCAAATGACTGAAAATGATTTGTTTAAACATATGCCACTTAATAGTAAGCAGTTTGAATTAAATTTCCCTAAAGTAGAAGGTAATAGGACAAATTCAGTATTTTTTGAGGCTTTTGCAAAAATAATTGAATTAGAGGACGGTGAACAAATTGATCTTTCCAAGATGACCTCAGACGATATTTTAGATCAATTTTCCGAAGCGTTTTTAAGATTTAATATTAATACTGATCTACTTAAATTGATTGAAGAATTTGAGGGAGAGGAATACGAAAAACAGCCTTATATTCAGTTTTGGCATCTAATTTATTCAGCTGAAGAAAATGATAGTCTTAAAAAGAACCTTATCAAAAAGTTTGGCTTCAAGGATAGCCATTGTAAGTTTTTACTTAACATCAGTTTGCAAGATGAACATGCTGAGTTGAGTAGTAAAGCTATTAAAAAAATTCTACCGCATTTAAAAGAAGGTTTGGATTATACTGAAGCTTGTAAAATTGCAGGCTATAATCATTCATCTTCATTAACAAGAGAAGATAATGAAAAAAGAGAACTGGTTGATAAAATAGATTTACTTAAAAAGAATTCATTAAGAAACCCAGTGGTTGAGAAAATTCTCAACCAAATGATTAATGTTGTAAATGCTATTATTGATGATCCTAAACTAGGTAAACCAGATGAAATCAGGGTAGAAATGGCTAGAGAACTTAAGGCAAATGCTGAGCAGCGTAAAAATATGACAAGTAATATTGCTGCAGCTACCAGAGATCATGAAAAGTATAGGAAAGTCCTGAGAGAGGAATTTGGACTGTCACGAGTTACTCGAAATGATTTAGTACGGTACAAGCTTTGGCTAGAAACAGACGGAATATCTTTATACACTGGAAAACCTATTGAAGCAAGTAAATTGTTTTCTAAGGAGTATGACATTGAGCATATCATACCTAAATCAAGGTTATTTGATGATTCCTTTTCCAATAAAACATTATGTGAAAGACAGCTTAATATAGATAAGAGTAATAGCACGGCTTATAGTTTCTTAGAAGATACTTTCACTAAAGAAGAATTTGAGCAATATCAAGAGCGTGTAAAAAGTTTTTATGGAAAAATCAGCAAAACAAAAGTCCAAAAACTACTAATGCCAAATGATAAAATCCCTGAGGATTTTATTGAACGCCAGATACAAGAAACCAGATATATCAGTAGAAAAGCAGTTGAGGTGCTTTTTGATGCTGTAAGAAATGTAACCGTTACCACTGGAAAGGTTACAGATAAGTTAAGAGAAGACTGGGGGCTGATAGAAGTGATGAAAGAACTGAATTGGGACAAATATGATGCACTAGGCTTAACCACAATTATTGAAGGTAAAAATGGTGAGAAGCTTCGAAAAATTAAGGATTGGACTAAACGCAATGACCACCGTCATCATGCTATGGATGCCTTGGCCGTTGCCTTTACCAAGCCTGCTTTCATCCAATATTTAAACAGATTAAATGCAAGGGGTAGAGAGGATAAAAAGGGGAAAGAAATTTATGGAATTGAACAGAAATATTTAGAAAAAGTAAATGGTAAGTTTCTTTTTAAAAGTCCAATTGATAATATCCGGGAAGAAGCAAAAAAGCACCTTTCAAATATTCTAGTTTCATATAAAGCAAAAAACAAGGTAGTTACAATAAACACCAACAAAACTAAAAAGCGAGGAGGATTTAACGAACAAAAAGTAAATACTCCACGAGCACAACTCCATAAAGAAACAATTTATGGTAAATCACATATTTACGAAACTAAACTAGAAAAAGTGGGGGCTGCCTTTGATTATGAAAAAATCAAAACAGTAGCTAGGAAAGCAGAAAGGGAAGCATTGAAGAAGCGGCTAGCTGAATATACTGGCAATGCAAAAAAGGCCTTTACAGGAAAAAATGCATTGAGTAAAAATCCTATTTATCTTAATTTATCTCAGAACATTAAATTGGATGAAAAAGTAAAAACGGTTCAGCTGGTACCAGGCTATACAATAAGAAAAGATGTTTCACCTGATCTTAAGGTGGATAAAGTAATGGATATTGGATTGAAACGAATTTTGCAAAGCCGATTAGATGAGTTCAATGGGAATGCAAAAGAGGCATTTGGCAATTTGGAAGAGAATCCTATCTGGCAAAACAAAGATAAAGGAATCGCTATTAATCGAGTGAAGATAAGTGGAGTTAATAATGCCGAAGTCCTTCATATAAAACGAGACCATTTTGGTAATCCAATACTTGATCAAAATGGTAATGAAATTCCTGCTGATTATGTGAGTACAGGTAATAATCATCATGTAGCGATTTACAAGGATGATAAAGGTAAATTACAAGAAGAAGTGGTTTCATTTTTTGAAGCAGTTATTCGAAAAAATGAAAATCTACCAATAATCAATAAGCAACACCCTTTAGGATGGGAGTTTTTATTTAGTATGAAGCAGAATGAGTTTTTTGTTTTTGCGAACGATGAATTTAATCCTGCTGAAATTGATTTATTAGATCCAAATAATTATGATCTTATAAGTCCCAATTTATATAGAGTTCAGAAAATTGCAACAAAAAATTATATGTTTAGACATCATTTAGAGACAAATGTTGAAGAAAATGAAAAACTAAAAAATAAAGCTTTTAGAAATATTAGAAGTACCTCTCCATTAAATGGTATTATCAAAGTGAGAATTAATCATTTAGGTAAAATAGTACAAGTAGGAGAATATTAA
- the gcvT gene encoding glycine cleavage system aminomethyltransferase GcvT — MELKKVAINDIHEQLGAKMVPFAGYNMPVSYSGLIEEHNTVRNAVGIFDVSHMGEFLISGPKALDLIQKVSSNDASTLTVGKAQYTYLPNDEGGIVDDLLVYKIGEEEYMLVVNASNIEKDWNWISKHNEAFGAKMVNISDDFSLFAVQGPKAEATLQKLTTDMDLSAIKFYNFQVAPFADAKYVIMSNTGYTGAGGFEVYMHNKDAESIWHKIMNAGEEFGIKPIGLGARDTLRMEMGYCLYGNDIDDTTSPIEAKLGWVTKFTKDFVNSEEIKKQKEEGVERKLVGFYMKDRGIPRKGYEILDMEGNTIGLVTSGTQSPTLGHGIGLGYVKTEFAKPETEIQIAVRKNKLKAEVKKLPLI, encoded by the coding sequence ATGGAATTGAAAAAAGTAGCAATAAATGACATCCACGAGCAATTAGGGGCGAAAATGGTACCTTTTGCAGGCTACAATATGCCTGTTTCCTACTCAGGTTTAATTGAAGAGCATAATACCGTTCGTAATGCTGTTGGAATTTTTGATGTTTCCCATATGGGGGAATTTTTAATTTCTGGGCCAAAAGCTTTAGATCTAATTCAAAAAGTAAGCAGTAATGACGCTTCTACTTTAACAGTAGGGAAAGCTCAATATACTTATTTACCCAATGATGAAGGAGGAATAGTAGATGATCTATTGGTTTACAAAATAGGTGAAGAAGAATATATGTTGGTGGTTAATGCCTCCAACATTGAAAAAGATTGGAACTGGATTTCTAAGCATAATGAGGCATTTGGAGCCAAAATGGTAAACATATCTGATGACTTTTCATTATTTGCAGTACAGGGTCCTAAAGCAGAAGCTACGCTTCAAAAGCTCACTACGGATATGGACCTATCCGCTATTAAATTTTATAATTTTCAGGTAGCTCCTTTTGCTGACGCTAAATATGTCATCATGTCGAATACTGGCTATACAGGTGCTGGTGGTTTTGAAGTCTATATGCACAATAAGGATGCTGAAAGCATCTGGCATAAAATCATGAATGCGGGTGAAGAATTCGGTATTAAACCAATTGGCTTAGGCGCCAGAGACACCCTGAGAATGGAAATGGGATATTGTTTGTATGGTAATGATATTGACGATACTACTTCTCCTATTGAAGCTAAGTTAGGATGGGTAACAAAGTTCACTAAAGACTTTGTTAATTCTGAAGAAATAAAGAAACAAAAAGAAGAAGGCGTGGAGCGCAAACTAGTAGGTTTCTATATGAAAGACAGAGGTATTCCAAGAAAAGGATACGAAATATTGGATATGGAAGGAAATACTATTGGATTGGTGACCTCTGGAACACAATCCCCTACTTTGGGTCATGGAATAGGTTTAGGGTATGTCAAAACTGAATTTGCTAAACCTGAAACTGAAATCCAGATTGCAGTGAGGAAAAATAAATTGAAAGCAGAAGTAAAAAAATTACCTCTTATTTAA
- the ppgK gene encoding polyphosphate--glucose phosphotransferase: protein MEVLGIDIGGTGMKAAIVDLKTGEFITKRKRFKTPQPATPEAMMKTVVKLQKHFEWNGPIGCGFPAAIINGTVKTASNIDKSWIDKPLANMIRKATGCATRVMNDVDVAGLAEMRFGAGKGHEGTVLVLALGTGIGSALFHNQQLMPNTELGHIQFKGDIAEKYAANSIRENEDLSWEVWGKRLNQYLVEVNKLFWPDLIIIGGGVSKKFKKYEKYIDDKLNVIPAELKNHAGIVGAASQFL, encoded by the coding sequence TTGGAAGTATTAGGCATTGACATTGGTGGCACTGGAATGAAAGCCGCTATTGTAGATTTAAAAACTGGCGAATTTATTACAAAAAGAAAGCGATTTAAAACACCTCAGCCCGCTACTCCTGAAGCTATGATGAAGACGGTGGTAAAACTCCAGAAACATTTTGAATGGAATGGCCCAATTGGTTGCGGATTTCCCGCAGCTATAATCAACGGAACTGTAAAAACTGCCTCTAATATCGACAAAAGTTGGATTGATAAGCCACTGGCCAATATGATCCGTAAAGCAACAGGCTGTGCCACCCGTGTAATGAATGATGTGGATGTAGCCGGTTTAGCTGAAATGAGATTTGGGGCAGGTAAAGGACATGAGGGTACCGTACTAGTACTTGCTTTAGGCACGGGTATAGGATCAGCCTTGTTCCACAATCAACAATTAATGCCAAATACAGAATTAGGTCATATCCAATTTAAAGGTGATATAGCAGAAAAATATGCCGCTAATTCCATAAGAGAGAATGAAGATTTAAGTTGGGAAGTATGGGGAAAACGCCTGAATCAATATCTTGTTGAGGTCAACAAACTTTTTTGGCCAGATTTAATCATCATTGGAGGGGGAGTAAGCAAAAAATTCAAAAAGTATGAAAAGTACATTGATGACAAATTGAATGTCATTCCTGCCGAGCTTAAAAATCATGCGGGTATTGTAGGAGCAGCCAGTCAGTTTTTATAA
- a CDS encoding tetratricopeptide repeat protein yields MQKILFVLAISLFSSWSVFSQNVEETYQFAEEQLKLGNYNNSLLAFERAIFFEDHTSADTYTKLADVYFAAGNQERAIRFYDIAYFSENDPDLKNVIIFKKSLAYLQLENYDQALISLTSINSFQNKTVAQKKTFYKTLTYYLKGDFASYHEQLSQYTADQNIEGKDELLLHNKWEKKAAKIKPNLAMWMSVVLPGSGQILYGDWQNGLNSLALTTGLIALYINYIDQFSLIEAYLVVFPWFERYHKGGYLRAKENAEEKIDLYRSKAYQSLLKLHPAMLK; encoded by the coding sequence ATGCAAAAGATATTATTCGTTCTAGCTATTAGTTTATTTTCTTCATGGTCAGTATTTAGCCAGAATGTTGAAGAAACCTATCAATTTGCCGAGGAGCAATTAAAGTTAGGGAATTATAATAATAGTTTACTGGCTTTTGAGCGTGCTATATTTTTTGAGGACCATACTTCTGCTGATACTTATACAAAATTAGCAGATGTCTACTTCGCAGCTGGCAATCAAGAGCGAGCGATAAGGTTTTATGATATTGCTTATTTTTCTGAGAATGATCCAGATTTGAAAAATGTGATTATTTTCAAAAAGAGTCTAGCCTATCTTCAATTGGAGAATTATGATCAGGCTTTGATCTCTTTAACCTCTATTAATAGTTTTCAAAATAAGACAGTAGCCCAAAAAAAGACATTTTATAAAACATTAACCTATTATCTGAAAGGTGATTTTGCTTCCTACCATGAGCAATTGAGTCAATATACTGCTGATCAAAATATTGAAGGTAAAGATGAATTGCTTTTGCATAATAAGTGGGAAAAGAAGGCGGCTAAAATAAAGCCTAATTTAGCCATGTGGATGAGTGTTGTTTTACCAGGATCTGGCCAGATTTTATATGGGGATTGGCAGAATGGACTCAATTCCTTAGCCTTAACTACAGGGCTCATCGCCTTGTATATTAATTATATTGATCAGTTTTCTTTAATTGAAGCTTATCTCGTTGTTTTTCCATGGTTTGAGCGCTATCATAAAGGTGGATATCTTAGAGCAAAGGAGAATGCTGAAGAAAAAATTGATTTATATAGAAGTAAAGCTTATCAGTCTTTACTGAAACTGCATCCCGCAATGCTAAAATAA
- a CDS encoding tetratricopeptide repeat protein, translating to MRYNFLFLLLLLAVFRSYSQDIYGLEKSKKFASYLFKSGQYDLSAMEYERLLFLDEDNDTLKYNLINSYFQNEQIDKALDRTQYLYPSLADLSIRMAELYTQILILGGRFSTFDNEFKELPLKENDKRIYQFHKDFLSQNWEQVKQGTIQLSEDDHPSMGNLLMLYNKHESYKPKKPWVAGLLSAVIPGGGKFYTGNWKDGAFSFIAIGGLAFQSYRGFSKNGVSSASGWIFGAVATGFYAGNIYGSAKSAQVRNTEFWLEIEKDAKDIIRSSY from the coding sequence ATGAGATATAACTTTCTTTTCCTTCTACTACTGCTAGCAGTTTTCAGAAGCTATTCGCAAGATATTTATGGGCTTGAGAAAAGTAAAAAATTTGCAAGTTATTTATTCAAGAGTGGTCAATATGATCTGTCTGCTATGGAATACGAACGTCTATTATTTCTGGATGAGGATAATGACACCCTTAAATACAACTTAATAAACAGTTATTTCCAAAATGAACAAATTGATAAAGCTTTGGATAGAACACAATATTTATATCCATCTTTAGCGGATTTGAGCATTCGAATGGCTGAGTTATATACTCAGATTTTAATACTGGGTGGTCGGTTTTCTACTTTTGATAATGAATTCAAAGAATTGCCTCTTAAAGAAAATGATAAGAGAATTTATCAGTTTCATAAGGACTTTTTATCCCAGAATTGGGAACAAGTAAAGCAAGGAACCATACAATTGTCTGAAGATGATCATCCGTCAATGGGTAATTTATTAATGCTATACAATAAGCATGAAAGTTATAAGCCTAAAAAGCCATGGGTTGCAGGATTACTATCAGCTGTAATTCCAGGAGGCGGGAAATTTTATACAGGGAATTGGAAAGATGGTGCTTTTAGTTTCATTGCAATAGGTGGGCTTGCTTTTCAATCCTATAGAGGGTTTTCTAAAAATGGAGTTTCTTCAGCCTCCGGATGGATTTTTGGGGCAGTGGCAACTGGTTTTTATGCCGGAAATATTTATGGTTCAGCTAAATCAGCTCAAGTTAGAAATACTGAATTTTGGTTAGAAATTGAAAAGGATGCAAAAGATATTATTCGTTCTAGCTATTAG